In Delphinus delphis chromosome X, mDelDel1.2, whole genome shotgun sequence, the DNA window GAATTCCAACAAATGATGAATTGCTATATGATCCTGAAAAAGATGACAGAGATCAGGTCTGGGTTGATACACAGAGAAGCGGCTACCATGGTTTTGGAATACAGCGGCCACGTCAACAACAACAGCCTTTTCCAAATAGTGATGCTGTCTTGAATTGCCCAGCCTGCGTGACCACCCTGTGTCTTGATTGCCAAAGGCATGAATCATACAAAACACAGTATAGAGCAATGTTTGTAATGAATTGTTCTATCAACAAAGAAGAGATTCTAAGATACAAAACCCCAGAGAACAGGAAGAAAAGGCGAGGCCATAAGAAGATGAGGTCTAACCAAGAAGACGCTGTGGAGCAGGCAGAGACAGATGTGGAAGAAATCTATCACCCAGTCATGTGCACTGAATGTTCCACCGAAGTGGCGGTCTATGACAAGGATGAAGTCTTTCATCTTTTCAACGTTTTAGCAAGCCATTCCTAAATAGCTAAGTTGGCATTTAGTTGCCCAGTACTGTATACAAGGCAAATATGGACAGTTATATTCCTCCTGCCTACTCATCTCAAGTGACATT includes these proteins:
- the LOC132417971 gene encoding E2F-associated phosphoprotein-like, with product MNRLQDDYDPCAVEEPSDEEPALSSSEDEVDVLLHGTPDQKRKLLRECLTGESESSSEDEFEKEMEAELNSTIKTMEDKLSSLETGSSSGNGKVGTAPTKYYDDIYFDSDSEDEDKAAQVTEKKKKKQHRIPTNDELLYDPEKDDRDQVWVDTQRSGYHGFGIQRPRQQQQPFPNSDAVLNCPACVTTLCLDCQRHESYKTQYRAMFVMNCSINKEEILRYKTPENRKKRRGHKKMRSNQEDAVEQAETDVEEIYHPVMCTECSTEVAVYDKDEVFHLFNVLASHS